From the genome of Marixanthomonas ophiurae, one region includes:
- a CDS encoding thioredoxin family protein, giving the protein MSKFGELIETKLPVLLAFFADWDEACKEMHPTLRDAAAALGDKAKVVKIDVEKNQELAEALRIKGLPTLMIYKNGEMKWRQSGEQDANTLIGLVKEYI; this is encoded by the coding sequence ATGTCAAAATTTGGAGAATTAATCGAAACGAAGCTACCAGTCCTACTTGCATTTTTTGCAGATTGGGACGAGGCTTGTAAAGAAATGCACCCAACCTTACGGGATGCAGCCGCTGCGCTTGGTGATAAAGCAAAAGTTGTTAAAATTGATGTAGAAAAAAATCAAGAACTAGCCGAAGCACTTCGCATTAAAGGGCTGCCTACGCTTATGATCTACAAAAATGGCGAAATGAAATGGCGCCAAAGCGGAGAACAAGATGCCAATACACTTATCGGTTTAGTCAAGGAATATATATAG
- a CDS encoding DUF456 domain-containing protein, with protein MDVILLVLGLVCMLIGILGSVLPVLPGVPISWLGLILLYLAPSLEFDWIFITITGIVAIGLYVLDYVIPAMGTKKFGGSKAGAWGTTIGLIVGIIAPIPFGILIGPFAGAFIGEVVFNQTRGNHALKAAFGSFIGFLASTFIKFMATLVYLGLFVYKVWTNLDSFF; from the coding sequence ATGGATGTCATTTTACTTGTTTTGGGATTGGTGTGTATGCTCATTGGCATATTAGGAAGTGTTCTACCCGTTTTACCAGGCGTACCCATTAGTTGGTTGGGCTTAATACTCTTATATCTCGCACCTTCCCTTGAATTTGATTGGATTTTTATTACCATAACTGGCATTGTGGCAATTGGCTTATATGTATTGGATTATGTAATTCCAGCTATGGGTACTAAAAAGTTTGGCGGTAGTAAAGCTGGAGCGTGGGGAACTACAATTGGTCTAATTGTCGGAATTATTGCTCCCATCCCTTTCGGAATCTTAATTGGTCCGTTTGCTGGCGCTTTTATAGGCGAAGTGGTATTTAACCAAACCCGTGGTAATCATGCATTGAAAGCTGCATTTGGATCTTTTATTGGATTCTTAGCTTCCACTTTTATCAAGTTTATGGCTACGCTAGTTTATTTAGGGCTATTTGTTTATAAAGTCTGGACTAACTTGGATTCCTTTTTTTAA
- a CDS encoding M56 family metallopeptidase has protein sequence MIHYILQTIAFQLLFLVVYDLFLKKETFFTWNRIYLIATPVVSFLLPLFKIEAFRNAIPEQYLIQLPAVIIGGESAQKAIQLDAVTISETTASFLTISEIVQAIWVLGMLVALTLFSLKVIKFYKLKQSGIKNEFENLKIIQLPNSKAAFSFFNTIFLGSDLSEEQTENILLHEKVHAKQKHTADLLFFEALRIIWWFNPLVYVFQKKITELQEFIADSSVAKQQTRKTYYQNLLSQVFQTSDISFTNTFFNQSLIKKRIVMLQKSKSKKIFQLKYLLLIPVVCAMLFYTSCTNEADEVKEEANLVSNTGDSEVMTKINELSEAIMKKGNLTPEEEKALQFLATKAELGDKVYTSVQEYLDKTEDDTDVPFSAIDKVPTFPGCEGMSNEDAKKCMSNNIMQLVVDNFNSKVGDNANLNGKQRIFVQFKIDKQGNVADAKARGPHPDLEEEALRVVNKIPQMLPGEHRGKKVGVLYSLPIIFEIN, from the coding sequence ATGATACATTACATACTACAAACCATCGCTTTTCAACTACTGTTTTTAGTAGTGTACGACCTATTTCTGAAAAAAGAAACATTCTTCACTTGGAATAGAATCTATCTAATAGCAACCCCAGTAGTAAGTTTTTTACTTCCTTTATTTAAAATTGAAGCGTTCAGGAATGCAATTCCAGAACAATATTTAATACAACTTCCGGCTGTGATTATAGGTGGAGAATCCGCTCAAAAAGCAATACAGTTAGATGCTGTGACCATTTCAGAAACAACCGCCTCTTTTTTAACTATTTCCGAAATAGTACAAGCGATTTGGGTACTCGGAATGTTAGTGGCTTTAACTCTTTTCAGTTTAAAAGTGATCAAGTTTTATAAGTTGAAACAATCGGGTATTAAAAACGAATTTGAGAACTTGAAAATCATCCAACTACCAAACAGCAAAGCGGCTTTTTCTTTTTTCAACACCATTTTTTTGGGAAGTGACCTTTCAGAAGAGCAAACCGAAAACATTTTACTGCACGAGAAAGTACACGCTAAACAAAAACACACAGCAGATTTGTTATTTTTTGAAGCCTTACGCATCATTTGGTGGTTTAACCCATTGGTGTATGTATTTCAGAAAAAGATAACCGAACTGCAAGAATTTATAGCCGATAGTAGTGTGGCTAAACAGCAAACCAGAAAAACATATTATCAAAACTTATTATCGCAGGTGTTTCAAACATCGGATATTTCATTTACAAATACATTTTTCAATCAATCATTAATCAAAAAACGAATCGTTATGTTACAAAAATCAAAATCAAAGAAAATTTTTCAACTAAAGTATTTATTACTTATTCCCGTAGTTTGCGCCATGTTGTTTTATACATCGTGTACCAATGAAGCGGACGAAGTAAAAGAGGAAGCAAATTTAGTTTCAAACACTGGCGATAGTGAGGTGATGACCAAAATCAATGAACTTTCCGAAGCTATTATGAAAAAAGGAAACTTGACTCCTGAAGAAGAAAAAGCGTTGCAGTTTTTGGCCACAAAAGCAGAACTTGGAGATAAGGTATATACTTCTGTTCAAGAATATCTTGACAAAACTGAGGACGATACAGATGTTCCGTTTTCGGCAATCGATAAAGTACCTACTTTCCCAGGTTGCGAAGGAATGAGTAATGAAGATGCTAAAAAATGCATGTCTAATAACATAATGCAATTAGTGGTAGACAATTTTAATAGCAAAGTAGGCGATAATGCCAATTTAAATGGAAAGCAGCGTATTTTTGTTCAGTTTAAAATAGACAAACAAGGAAATGTTGCAGATGCCAAAGCGAGAGGGCCACATCCCGATTTAGAGGAAGAAGCACTTCGTGTGGTAAATAAAATCCCGCAAATGCTACCAGGTGAGCACAGAGGAAAAAAGGTAGGTGTGCTATATTCATTGCCAATTATTTTTGAAATTAATTAA
- a CDS encoding nitroreductase family protein: MISEIIKSRRSVFPIQYNNQPISKEEIQTILQSANWAPTHRKTEPWRFKIFHSETARKQLAEFLGKTYKEIVESPSEFKQKKIEEKPMQSACVIAICMQRDPKESVPEWEEVAATAMAVQNMWLTAHDLKIGAYWSSPALKDHIHKLVDFNEGERCLGFFFMGKYDENLPEGVRKTSVEEKTTWF, from the coding sequence ATGATTTCAGAAATAATAAAAAGCAGACGTTCTGTTTTTCCAATTCAATATAATAATCAACCTATTTCAAAAGAAGAAATTCAGACGATCCTTCAATCGGCCAATTGGGCACCTACCCACAGAAAGACTGAACCATGGCGCTTTAAAATTTTTCATTCTGAAACTGCTAGAAAACAATTAGCTGAATTTTTAGGTAAAACCTATAAAGAGATAGTTGAGAGTCCTTCAGAATTTAAACAAAAAAAGATTGAGGAGAAACCGATGCAATCTGCTTGTGTTATTGCTATTTGTATGCAGCGCGATCCTAAAGAATCAGTACCCGAATGGGAAGAGGTTGCAGCTACAGCGATGGCGGTTCAAAATATGTGGCTCACTGCTCACGATCTAAAAATAGGTGCATATTGGAGCTCCCCAGCACTGAAAGACCATATACATAAATTAGTAGATTTTAATGAAGGAGAACGGTGCTTAGGCTTTTTCTTTATGGGAAAATACGACGAAAATTTACCCGAAGGTGTTAGAAAAACTAGTGTTGAAGAAAAAACAACTTGGTTTTAA
- a CDS encoding BlaI/MecI/CopY family transcriptional regulator: MKQLTKAEEDIMHILWELGEGNVAAIIDELPEPKPAYNTVSTIVRILESKEFVDYRKEGRGHIYFPKVKKNEYSNQSINKLVDGYFQGSFKSMVSFFMKKNDISINELETIMKEINKEEKS; encoded by the coding sequence ATGAAGCAACTTACAAAAGCAGAAGAAGATATTATGCACATACTCTGGGAACTTGGAGAAGGCAATGTGGCAGCAATAATTGATGAGCTGCCAGAGCCAAAACCAGCATATAACACTGTCTCTACAATCGTTCGGATTCTAGAAAGCAAAGAATTTGTGGATTATAGAAAAGAAGGTCGCGGTCATATTTATTTTCCAAAGGTGAAAAAGAACGAGTACAGTAACCAATCGATTAATAAGTTGGTTGATGGCTACTTTCAAGGCTCTTTTAAAAGTATGGTTTCGTTTTTTATGAAGAAAAACGACATCAGTATCAACGAACTGGAAACGATAATGAAAGAGATTAATAAAGAAGAAAAGTCATGA